From Frankiaceae bacterium, a single genomic window includes:
- a CDS encoding contact-dependent growth inhibition system immunity protein, with amino-acid sequence MSRRDTVLEEFFGAYFNPDWQLDAVNASEVVAEYAGHTPLNQIQGVVTSLRELLAEPLDEQALHDLLRQKYSSYYDPRQAGTTMRAWLTELERHVASGDGSTFPRMPRSSC; translated from the coding sequence ATGAGCCGACGAGACACCGTGCTGGAAGAGTTCTTCGGGGCCTACTTCAACCCGGACTGGCAGCTCGACGCCGTAAACGCGAGTGAAGTAGTCGCCGAGTACGCCGGACATACCCCGCTGAACCAGATCCAGGGCGTCGTCACATCGCTCAGGGAGCTGCTGGCCGAGCCGCTCGACGAGCAGGCGCTCCACGACCTGCTTCGCCAGAAGTACTCCTCGTACTACGACCCCCGGCAGGCAGGCACCACGATGCGCGCGTGGCTGACGGAGCTGGAGCGACACGTCGCGTCCGGTGACGGGTCGACGTTCCCCCGGATGCCGCGAAGTTCCTGCTAA
- a CDS encoding prepilin-type N-terminal cleavage/methylation domain-containing protein gives MLARIRKAQQEEGGFTLIELLVVIIIIGILAAIAIPTFLKQREKGWLAAVKSDVKNAATAEESYATDHDGQYTATIADLTAEGYNESTDVDVTPAVGNPATSFTLCGEHAKLTGKFVHYSSATGQTVVNAVAC, from the coding sequence ATGCTCGCTCGGATCCGCAAGGCCCAGCAGGAGGAGGGTGGCTTCACCCTCATCGAGCTCCTGGTCGTCATCATCATCATCGGCATCCTCGCCGCCATCGCGATCCCGACCTTCCTCAAGCAGCGTGAGAAGGGCTGGCTCGCGGCCGTCAAGAGCGACGTCAAGAACGCCGCCACGGCGGAGGAGTCCTACGCGACGGACCACGACGGTCAGTACACCGCGACCATCGCGGACCTGACGGCCGAGGGCTACAACGAGTCGACCGACGTCGACGTCACCCCGGCGGTCGGCAACCCGGCCACCTCGTTCACCCTCTGCGGTGAGCACGCGAAGCTGACGGGCAAGTTCGTCCACTACAGCTCCGCGACCGGCCAGACGGTCGTCAACGCCGTCGCCTGCTAA
- a CDS encoding prepilin-type N-terminal cleavage/methylation domain-containing protein, with amino-acid sequence MGTRERDEGFTLIELLVVIVIIGILAAIAIPSYLRHREKAYRAQAVHDMKNAALAMETFATDNATFSYAGLDGATESTPAIQAEGFRPSDWVSLTVSATDTSYCIEGQNQFVPGKTFVYRSDSGIVQIGLNGLVTC; translated from the coding sequence ATGGGTACGCGCGAGAGGGACGAGGGCTTCACGCTCATCGAGCTGCTCGTCGTGATCGTCATCATCGGCATCCTCGCGGCGATCGCGATCCCGTCGTACCTGCGGCACCGCGAGAAGGCGTACCGCGCGCAGGCGGTCCACGACATGAAGAACGCCGCGCTGGCGATGGAGACGTTCGCGACGGACAACGCGACGTTCAGCTACGCCGGCCTGGACGGGGCGACGGAGAGCACGCCGGCGATCCAGGCGGAGGGGTTCCGCCCGTCGGACTGGGTGAGCCTGACGGTGTCGGCGACGGACACGTCGTACTGCATCGAGGGTCAGAACCAGTTCGTGCCCGGCAAGACGTTCGTCTACCGCAGCGACAGCGGCATCGTGCAGATCGGGCTGAACGGCCTGGTCACCTGTTAG
- a CDS encoding GspH/FimT family pseudopilin: MLRRTGPRDEGGFTLIETMVAMVLFGILVTLAVGPYANYRGKQQHTAATRELVAFLRRAQVRAVAEETTYRVDLTASSATVYRFNGASYDAGQVIAPPSSRITYTGAAFTQSGGGSGTSVWFYARGSGSKGSVTVTRSGTSKTYRIDVEGLTARVSYE; the protein is encoded by the coding sequence GTGCTGCGAAGGACCGGCCCACGCGACGAGGGCGGCTTCACGCTCATCGAGACGATGGTCGCGATGGTGCTGTTCGGCATCCTCGTGACGCTCGCCGTGGGCCCGTACGCCAACTACCGCGGCAAGCAGCAGCACACGGCCGCGACGCGCGAGCTGGTGGCGTTCCTCCGCAGGGCGCAGGTGCGCGCGGTGGCCGAGGAGACGACGTACCGCGTGGACCTCACCGCCTCGTCGGCGACGGTGTACCGGTTCAACGGCGCGTCGTACGACGCCGGCCAGGTCATCGCGCCGCCGTCGTCGCGGATCACGTACACGGGCGCGGCGTTCACGCAGTCCGGTGGCGGCAGCGGCACCAGCGTGTGGTTCTACGCGCGCGGCTCCGGCAGCAAGGGGTCGGTGACGGTGACGCGTTCCGGCACCAGCAAGACCTACCGCATCGACGTCGAAGGGCTGACCGCTCGTGTCTCGTACGAGTAA